A window of Pomacea canaliculata isolate SZHN2017 linkage group LG3, ASM307304v1, whole genome shotgun sequence contains these coding sequences:
- the LOC112559643 gene encoding LOW QUALITY PROTEIN: uncharacterized protein LOC112559643 (The sequence of the model RefSeq protein was modified relative to this genomic sequence to represent the inferred CDS: inserted 2 bases in 1 codon; deleted 1 base in 1 codon), producing the protein MPQGSSLTGHLRCRSGSLGSPGKIRGEPVYQLLGGKTKQRLPVYCTTARPDLAKEMGFVGAKIACPYGPAEGDAGLEKNVAFFRNWRDKVGPEFPLMLDCYMALTAPYAARLARRLEPLGLKWIEEYLPPDSYAGYTQVREALRGCDVLLTTGEHEYTRYGFRQLLSSRCVDILQPDITWVXSLTEARRVVAMAAAEDVLVIPHGSSVYSYHLQYAFTNCPVAEFINLSPNADKITPYFGGLFPDEPLPKDGFIDLPDRPGFGVTLEKSRLIRPCPRSEEQSRKQALANINCPIPIKHFFPV; encoded by the exons ATGCCGCAAGGGTCTTCCCTTACAGGCCATCTCCGCTGTCGATCTGGCTCTCTGGGATCTCCTGGCAAG ATACGTGGTGAACCAGTCTACCAGCTTCTGGGAGGCAAGACCAAGCAGAGGTTGCCAGTGTATTGTACCACCGCACGCCCTGACCTGGCCAAGGAAATGGGCTTTGTGGGCGCCAAGATTGCATGCCCATATGGGCCGGCAGAGGGCGACGCGGGGTTAGAGAAGAACGTGGCTTTCTTCCGGAACTGGCGGGACAAAGTCGGTCCAGAATTTCCGCTCATGCTCGACTGCTACATGGCCTTGACTGCGCCGTATGCGGCCCGCCTGGCACGTCGCTTGGAACCCTTGGGTCTGAAGTGGATAGAGGAGTATCTTCCCCCCGACAGTTACGCCGGCTACACACAG GTACGCGAAGCTCTGCGTGGGTGCGACGTGCTGCTGACGACGGGTGAGCACGAGTACACGCGCTACGGCTTCCGCCAGCTGCTCTCTTCCCGCTGCGTGGACATCCTGCAACCAGACATCACGTGGGT GAGCTTGACCGAGGCGCGGCGGGTCGTTGCCATGGCAGCGGCAGAGGACGTCCTGGTGATCCCGCACGGGTCCAGCGTCTATTCATACCATCTGCAATACGCCTTCACCAACTGCCCCGTGGCCGAGTTCATCAACCTCAGTCCAAACGCCGACAAGATCACGCCTTACTTCGGAGGTCTGTTTCCTGACGAACCATTACCCAAGGATGGTTTCATCGACCTGCCAGACCGCCCAGGATTT GGTGTGACTTTAGAAAAGTCCCGACTGATCCGGCCGTGTCCTCGCTCAGAGGAACAGTCCAGAAAACAAGCCCTTGCCAACATCAACTGCCCCATTCCGATAAAGCATTTCTTTCCAGTATAG
- the LOC112559644 gene encoding uncharacterized protein LOC112559644, whose translation MQSCVLDLKRSHKSAWVRSSQAERVSATLRPFCRKSDHVCTGEVNILQTDLLQCAFHSIINTEGTLKIDMSETRATPRIKYVRAYTQTASAAGNQGADCHDVADDHWIDGGLAPIACPMATYPQYRASRKSWGINALGTLVVEVEDEEGRVEWG comes from the exons ATGCAAAGCTGTGTTCTTGACCTCAAACGTTCCCACAAATCCGCTTGGGTCAGGTCATCGCAAGCAGAACGTGTGTCAGCAACACTGCGGCCTTTTTGCAGAAAGAGTGACCACGTATGCACAGGCGAAGTCAATATTCTGCAAACCGACTTGCTTCAGTGCGCCTTTCACAGCATCATCAACACCGAGGGCACTCTTAAGATAG ACATGTCCGAGACACGCGCCACTCCGCGCATCAAGTACGTGCGAGCCTACACCCAGACAGCATCTGCGGCAGGCAATCAGGGAGCTGACTGTCATGACGTGGCAGACGACCACTGGATCGACGGTGGCCTGGCGCCAATCGCCTGCCCCATGGCCACCTACCCGCAGTACCGTGCCTCGCGAAAGTCCTGGGGCATCAACGCTCTGGGCACCCTGGTTGTGGAGGTGGAGGACGAAGAGGGACGAGTGGAGTGGGGGTGA